From Pseudomonas hefeiensis, one genomic window encodes:
- a CDS encoding malic enzyme-like NAD(P)-binding protein yields MTTDFKKAALDYHEFPTPGKISIELTKPADTAAQLALAYSPGVAEPVREIAKDPENAYRFTGKGNLVAVITNGTAILGLGNLGPLASKPVMEGKALLFKRFAGIDSIDIEVNAESSQAFIDTVVRIADTFGGINLEDIKAPECFEIEEALIEQCSIPVFHDDQHGTAIVTAAGMLNALEIQGKTLESARIVCLGAGAAATACMRLLLSLGAQKSNLYMVDRTGVIHSAREDLNQYKAQFVNDGGPRTLMEAMNGADVFVGLSGANLLPAEALAAMAPNPIVFACSNPDPEISYELAMATRDDLIMATGRSDYPNQVNNVLGFPFIFRGTLDVRATRINEAMKIAAVEALRQLAKEPTPVEVLQAFNVDKLEFGRDYILPKALDARLLGAIAGAVAKAAIDTGVAKLHYPTHYPL; encoded by the coding sequence ATGACTACCGACTTCAAGAAGGCTGCACTGGATTACCACGAATTCCCAACCCCAGGGAAAATCAGCATTGAGCTGACCAAGCCCGCCGACACAGCAGCCCAACTCGCACTGGCGTACAGCCCAGGCGTAGCCGAGCCCGTTCGCGAAATCGCGAAGGATCCGGAGAACGCCTATCGCTTTACTGGAAAAGGGAATCTGGTGGCCGTGATCACCAACGGCACTGCCATTCTGGGCCTCGGCAATCTAGGCCCCTTGGCCAGTAAGCCGGTCATGGAAGGCAAAGCGTTGCTGTTCAAACGTTTTGCCGGCATCGACTCGATCGATATCGAAGTCAATGCTGAGAGTTCCCAGGCCTTTATCGATACAGTCGTGCGCATTGCCGACACCTTTGGTGGCATCAACCTGGAAGACATCAAAGCCCCTGAGTGCTTTGAAATCGAAGAAGCTCTGATCGAACAGTGCAGCATCCCGGTCTTCCATGACGACCAACACGGTACTGCCATCGTCACCGCTGCCGGCATGCTCAATGCGCTGGAGATTCAGGGCAAAACCCTGGAGAGCGCGAGAATTGTTTGCCTCGGCGCTGGTGCCGCCGCCACTGCCTGCATGCGCCTGCTGCTTAGTCTGGGCGCCCAAAAAAGCAATCTGTACATGGTCGACCGCACCGGTGTCATCCACTCCGCACGGGAAGACCTCAATCAATACAAAGCACAGTTCGTTAACGACGGAGGCCCTCGTACACTGATGGAAGCCATGAACGGTGCTGACGTGTTTGTCGGTCTGTCTGGAGCCAATCTCCTTCCGGCTGAAGCACTGGCAGCGATGGCACCCAATCCGATCGTGTTTGCCTGCTCGAACCCGGATCCTGAAATCAGCTACGAGCTGGCCATGGCCACACGTGATGACCTGATCATGGCGACCGGTCGTTCTGACTACCCGAACCAGGTTAATAACGTTCTGGGCTTTCCGTTCATCTTCCGCGGGACCTTGGATGTTCGGGCAACCCGGATCAACGAAGCGATGAAAATTGCGGCGGTGGAAGCACTGCGCCAATTGGCCAAAGAGCCAACCCCTGTGGAAGTGCTGCAAGCGTTCAACGTCGATAAGCTTGAGTTTGGGCGCGATTACATTCTTCCCAAAGCGCTCGATGCTCGCCTGCTCGGAGCAATAGCCGGCGCAGTGGCCAAGGCCGCTATCGACACCGGCGTTGCGAAGCTGCATTACCCGACGCACTACCCGCTCTAA
- a CDS encoding SulP family inorganic anion transporter, translated as MIALREAWKAGLLGREHWLRNIVSGVIVGVVALPLAMAFAIASGVKPEQGIYTAIVGGLLVSLFGGSRLQIAGPTGAFIVILASVTAKYGVDGLQIATMMAGAILLLLGITKLGALIKFIPDPVIVGFTAGIGVIIWVGQWKDFLGLPKISGDHFHERLWHLIQALPSLHVPTTLLATLSLALVILAPKIPGVRRVPGPLIAMVVVTALHSYFQFDGVATIGNAFGGIPQGLPKIGLPEITLPQIIELIGPAFAIAMLGAIESLLSAVVADGMAGTKHDSNQELIGQGIANLVTPLFGGFAATGAIARTATNIRNGGNSPIAGFAHALTLILLILFLAPLASDIPLCALAAILFVVAYNMSELKHFKRMVKRAPQADVAILLITFSLTVFSDLAIAVNIGVILAMLQFMRRMASSVEIQVMVEKELEVELRMNGHVHLPPGILVYTIEGPLFFGAAETFERVLAQTHTDPGTLIIRLKRVPFMDITGLQTLLEVIEQLRKRSIVVKLCEANEKVLGKLDRAGILQALGSEHYHADFNGALVSYVQINKTQG; from the coding sequence ATGATTGCGTTACGAGAAGCTTGGAAAGCGGGCTTGTTAGGGCGCGAGCATTGGCTTCGAAATATCGTCTCAGGGGTCATCGTCGGCGTCGTGGCGCTGCCGTTGGCCATGGCATTTGCCATCGCCTCGGGCGTCAAGCCAGAGCAAGGGATCTACACGGCCATTGTTGGTGGTTTGTTGGTTTCGCTGTTCGGCGGAAGCCGGCTTCAGATTGCCGGCCCAACTGGGGCGTTCATCGTCATTTTGGCCAGCGTGACGGCCAAGTACGGTGTTGATGGCTTGCAGATCGCGACAATGATGGCCGGGGCAATTTTATTGCTGCTCGGCATCACCAAGCTTGGCGCACTTATCAAGTTCATCCCTGACCCCGTGATTGTGGGATTCACCGCCGGCATCGGGGTGATCATTTGGGTCGGGCAATGGAAAGACTTTTTGGGCTTGCCGAAAATCAGTGGCGACCATTTCCACGAGCGGCTGTGGCACCTCATTCAGGCCCTACCCAGCCTACATGTGCCCACGACACTGTTAGCGACCTTGAGCCTGGCGTTGGTGATACTCGCACCTAAAATACCAGGCGTAAGGCGCGTTCCCGGCCCCCTGATTGCTATGGTCGTTGTGACGGCGTTGCATTCTTATTTTCAATTCGACGGCGTGGCCACGATCGGGAATGCATTTGGAGGAATTCCCCAAGGACTGCCCAAAATTGGCCTTCCTGAAATAACGCTGCCGCAAATTATTGAATTGATTGGCCCTGCGTTTGCGATCGCGATGCTGGGGGCGATCGAGTCGCTGCTCTCTGCTGTTGTTGCCGACGGGATGGCCGGTACCAAACATGACTCCAATCAGGAGTTAATCGGACAAGGCATTGCTAACCTGGTCACTCCTCTGTTTGGTGGCTTTGCTGCGACAGGCGCGATCGCTCGAACAGCAACCAACATCCGCAATGGTGGCAACAGTCCAATCGCGGGTTTTGCACACGCCCTCACTTTGATTTTACTGATCCTCTTCTTGGCGCCTTTGGCTTCGGATATCCCGCTGTGTGCATTGGCTGCGATCTTATTCGTGGTCGCTTACAACATGAGCGAACTGAAGCACTTCAAACGCATGGTCAAACGAGCCCCCCAAGCCGACGTTGCCATCCTGTTAATTACCTTCAGCCTCACCGTTTTCAGTGATCTGGCGATTGCGGTGAACATTGGGGTCATTCTCGCCATGCTGCAATTTATGCGTCGGATGGCGTCTTCTGTGGAGATTCAGGTAATGGTTGAAAAAGAGCTGGAGGTAGAGTTGCGTATGAATGGGCATGTACACCTTCCCCCCGGTATTTTGGTTTACACCATTGAGGGGCCTCTCTTCTTTGGCGCAGCAGAAACCTTTGAGCGCGTTTTGGCTCAAACACACACCGATCCTGGGACTTTGATTATTCGACTAAAGCGAGTGCCGTTCATGGATATCACGGGCTTACAAACGCTGCTCGAAGTCATTGAGCAGCTGCGCAAGCGCAGCATCGTCGTGAAGTTGTGTGAAGCCAACGAGAAAGTCCTCGGCAAGCTCGACAGGGCAGGGATTCTTCAGGCGCTCGGCTCAGAGCATTATCATGCTGACTTCAATGGTGCACTGGTCAGTTATGTCCAGATTAACAAGACTCAGGGCTAG
- a CDS encoding ribbon-helix-helix protein, CopG family: MENKTARLTVLIDPVKKKALEELCASQDLTPSQVVRQLIRDYLETHGVSYSTKSKIAANGK; the protein is encoded by the coding sequence ATGGAAAATAAGACTGCACGATTAACTGTGCTCATTGATCCCGTCAAGAAAAAAGCACTTGAGGAGCTTTGTGCGTCTCAGGATCTGACGCCTTCTCAGGTCGTTCGTCAGCTTATTAGGGACTACCTGGAGACGCATGGCGTGTCCTACTCTACCAAAAGCAAAATTGCGGCCAATGGCAAATGA
- a CDS encoding tyrosine-type recombinase/integrase encodes MSRTTAPLSDSACRSAKPTDRAYKLFDGDGLYLLVQPNGRKGWRLRYVKPDGREGLTSFGNYPIVGLADARRKRLEVKRMLADGIDPIGAKNQAKTDALLKGRTFESVALGWHTEMSAKWAPDYSKTVMNRLKTHLFPLIGARAIVDLDTHDLMRPLEAIKKRGTIDIALRVQNYLQSIMREAKRLRLIAVNPAYDLVGSIKALRVVHRPALSLSRLPELQERIDTYKGRALTRLTVLLSLHVFVRSSELRFARWSEFDLKRGVWEIPDTRPALEGVPFSTRGTKMAGDIHLVPLSPQAVALLEQIHALTGKFDLVFAGDTKSWKPMSENTVNSALRKMGYDTKTEICGHGFRSMACSALIESGLWTDTAIERQMSHKERNNVRAAYIHKAEFIEERRLIMNWWSRYLEANQQKHVSPREFANQTGANVTRLKAKRGATE; translated from the coding sequence ATGTCGCGCACCACTGCTCCACTCTCCGACTCCGCTTGCCGTTCGGCCAAGCCCACAGACCGCGCCTACAAGCTTTTCGACGGCGACGGCCTTTACCTTCTAGTCCAACCCAATGGTCGCAAAGGCTGGCGTCTCAGATATGTCAAACCTGATGGCCGCGAAGGACTGACCTCATTCGGCAACTACCCCATCGTTGGCCTCGCCGATGCGCGCCGCAAACGCTTGGAGGTCAAGCGTATGCTGGCGGATGGCATTGATCCCATAGGAGCCAAGAACCAAGCCAAGACGGACGCTCTGCTCAAAGGCCGCACCTTTGAAAGCGTTGCTCTCGGCTGGCACACGGAAATGTCAGCCAAGTGGGCACCGGACTATTCCAAGACAGTGATGAATCGCCTCAAAACTCACCTCTTCCCGCTGATCGGCGCCCGCGCCATTGTCGACCTGGACACCCACGACCTTATGCGGCCCCTGGAAGCGATCAAGAAGCGCGGAACGATAGACATTGCTTTAAGGGTACAAAACTACCTGCAGAGCATCATGCGCGAGGCAAAGCGCCTCCGGCTTATCGCCGTAAACCCTGCTTACGACCTCGTAGGCTCGATCAAAGCCTTGCGAGTTGTCCACCGCCCCGCTTTATCCTTATCGCGCTTGCCTGAATTGCAGGAACGGATCGACACCTATAAAGGCCGTGCACTTACCCGGCTGACGGTCTTGCTGTCGCTGCACGTGTTTGTACGCTCCAGCGAGCTGCGCTTCGCCCGCTGGAGCGAGTTCGACCTCAAGCGTGGCGTCTGGGAAATACCCGACACGCGACCAGCGTTGGAAGGCGTACCCTTTTCCACAAGGGGCACGAAGATGGCCGGCGATATCCATCTTGTACCCTTATCGCCGCAAGCGGTCGCCCTGCTCGAGCAGATCCACGCCCTCACCGGCAAATTTGACTTAGTGTTCGCAGGCGATACCAAGTCTTGGAAACCGATGTCCGAAAACACGGTGAACAGCGCGCTTCGGAAGATGGGGTACGACACCAAAACCGAGATCTGCGGCCATGGCTTTCGTTCGATGGCCTGCAGCGCACTGATCGAGTCGGGTTTGTGGACGGACACAGCCATCGAGCGGCAGATGAGCCACAAGGAACGCAACAACGTCCGCGCCGCTTATATCCACAAGGCCGAGTTCATCGAGGAGCGCAGGCTGATCATGAACTGGTGGAGTCGCTACCTTGAGGCTAATCAGCAGAAGCATGTCAGCCCACGCGAATTCGCCAATCAGACCGGTGCGAACGTCACTCGCCTAAAAGCAAAACGTGGCGCAACCGAGTAA